One genomic region from Pseudobacteriovorax antillogorgiicola encodes:
- a CDS encoding polysaccharide deacetylase family protein, translating into MKCYLGICLAFGFLGCSGSLVRDSCISDAPGMQDTLITGQQLAANEVVFTVMGPVNDTALAISDVLVSEGIEGAFFVSGESILDRPSSILATIFNQGHRIANGSYSDQSLLSSKSPIVEVRQTDYLITPFTRNNIYLFRPPNLEFDQRLASQLNQAGLVKYVGPIGNDHATQSDIDCWSNDLDSSSCADEIFNTVASQDRGILQIHSSDNRALALSQSLVTLFKDSGYSFVSIDQVPDISSALQANGATVGDTEVTNCNDYD; encoded by the coding sequence TTGAAATGCTACCTTGGAATTTGCTTGGCGTTTGGCTTCTTAGGGTGCAGTGGCTCCCTAGTTCGCGACTCTTGTATTAGTGATGCTCCGGGGATGCAAGACACGTTGATTACCGGCCAGCAATTGGCAGCCAATGAAGTGGTTTTCACAGTGATGGGTCCCGTTAACGATACTGCATTAGCCATATCCGATGTACTTGTCAGTGAAGGTATTGAAGGAGCGTTTTTTGTTTCAGGAGAGTCTATCCTAGACAGACCCTCATCAATCCTAGCTACCATCTTTAATCAGGGTCATCGAATCGCTAATGGTAGCTACAGTGACCAATCTCTCTTATCTTCTAAGTCCCCGATTGTTGAAGTAAGACAGACCGACTATCTCATCACGCCCTTCACACGCAACAATATATACTTGTTCCGCCCACCCAATTTAGAATTCGACCAAAGGCTGGCTTCACAGCTCAATCAAGCAGGCTTAGTTAAGTATGTTGGCCCTATTGGAAATGACCATGCCACGCAATCGGATATTGACTGCTGGTCAAACGACTTAGATTCTTCCAGTTGCGCCGATGAAATTTTTAACACTGTTGCAAGTCAAGATCGGGGCATATTACAAATCCATTCGAGTGACAACCGAGCCCTTGCCTTAAGCCAAAGCTTGGTGACTCTATTTAAAGACAGTGGCTACAGTTTTGTAAGTATCGATCAAGTCCCAGATATTTCATCAGCCCTCCAAGCCAATGGGGCCACCGTTGGAGATACCGAAGTGACCAATTGTAATGATTATGATTAA
- a CDS encoding serine aminopeptidase domain-containing protein, whose amino-acid sequence MQRLQMEYLDCNTQSLFTIIEKPATKAKGMILLVNPAPHEQNRVAFFYRQMSLYMSRLGWLVCRFDFSGTGDSSGSLETRSWTDWSQELSEILRYINDRYQPENLQVFGCRLGANLVLALNHMESNIDQVIAIDPLPSSEQYLKELQDIQSAMLSHPFDAPFGSSLSHDFFGFRYSDSLLREIETHSPDNRDLKPIICHSYGEGLPSSMPLDEEFLWTSYGHLKLQFLAQTILAKAAKWIEGGRS is encoded by the coding sequence ATGCAACGCTTGCAAATGGAATATCTGGACTGTAACACACAGTCTCTTTTCACAATTATTGAAAAGCCAGCAACTAAGGCTAAAGGCATGATCCTACTTGTTAATCCCGCGCCCCATGAGCAGAACCGAGTCGCTTTTTTCTATCGGCAAATGTCTCTGTACATGAGTCGCTTGGGGTGGCTTGTTTGCCGTTTTGATTTTTCTGGTACTGGGGATAGTAGTGGCTCCCTTGAGACTCGCAGCTGGACCGACTGGTCACAGGAACTCTCAGAAATATTGCGCTATATCAATGATCGCTACCAGCCAGAGAATTTACAGGTTTTCGGCTGCCGGCTAGGGGCTAATCTAGTTCTTGCCTTAAATCACATGGAGAGCAACATTGATCAGGTGATTGCCATTGATCCACTTCCTAGTAGCGAGCAGTATCTGAAAGAGCTTCAGGACATTCAATCGGCAATGCTAAGCCATCCCTTTGATGCTCCATTTGGTTCATCTCTCTCACATGACTTTTTTGGCTTTCGATATTCAGACTCCCTATTGCGTGAAATTGAAACCCACTCGCCGGACAACAGGGATCTAAAGCCAATCATATGTCATAGCTATGGTGAAGGCTTACCCAGCTCCATGCCCCTCGACGAAGAGTTCCTTTGGACATCCTATGGTCATCTCAAGCTCCAGTTCCTAGCACAGACAATTCTAGCTAAAGCTGCAAAGTGGATAGAAGGAGGTCGATCATGA
- a CDS encoding glycosyltransferase encodes MTRVLIITASRVQPALTGGHQRTLQFARSLVKAGVDSRILSMAGRRADYGRQGIVKIPRQEDQVEEWVDLNFISGGLQFVMNCLGASRLWTQLPWPTSSVVEECLQWADILVFDFPFYNLSRFPAHLPKIMLSHNIEADLLKQGHILERRVLRPVVEGAELRAARGFDHIFACAPSDRDYYRFVGGEVTEIPNGMARLDLTWSDYQKARSELEVEENEFVLLFVGSRFGPNIDGLNELKSQLESYRRLCLEWNVKLKVVGSVSHPFQDDFVEGHGFVDSLETYLAAADVVVNPVNRGSGSNIKVFQALAAGKPLLSTPFGVRGLPGISHPGLKIYRSGRDILDAVSTWRHDQRSLFTSGQELRDRLGSAILMDGIVKERALPVITSLV; translated from the coding sequence ATGACTCGCGTATTAATTATTACGGCCTCAAGGGTGCAACCTGCCCTGACAGGCGGTCATCAAAGAACTTTACAGTTTGCTCGATCTCTTGTAAAAGCTGGAGTTGATTCACGAATCTTATCGATGGCTGGACGTCGTGCCGACTATGGTCGGCAGGGTATTGTGAAGATTCCTAGGCAAGAAGATCAAGTCGAAGAATGGGTTGACTTGAACTTTATCTCGGGTGGATTACAATTTGTCATGAACTGCTTAGGAGCTTCGCGGCTTTGGACGCAGCTTCCCTGGCCCACCAGTTCAGTTGTTGAGGAATGCCTTCAATGGGCTGATATTCTCGTCTTTGACTTTCCCTTCTATAATCTGAGCAGATTTCCAGCCCACTTGCCAAAGATAATGCTGAGTCACAATATTGAAGCAGACCTATTGAAGCAAGGTCATATCCTAGAGCGCAGAGTGCTACGGCCAGTGGTCGAAGGGGCAGAGTTAAGGGCTGCGCGCGGATTCGACCACATCTTTGCCTGTGCACCCAGCGATCGGGACTACTATAGGTTTGTAGGTGGAGAGGTTACTGAAATTCCCAACGGCATGGCTCGGCTTGATTTAACTTGGTCAGATTACCAAAAGGCTCGTTCGGAGCTGGAGGTCGAAGAAAATGAATTTGTTCTTCTCTTCGTTGGTAGTCGCTTTGGGCCGAATATTGACGGGCTTAACGAACTAAAAAGCCAATTAGAGTCTTACCGAAGGCTCTGTTTAGAATGGAATGTAAAACTCAAGGTGGTTGGTAGTGTGAGTCATCCCTTTCAGGATGATTTTGTTGAAGGTCACGGCTTTGTGGACTCACTTGAAACCTACCTAGCGGCTGCTGATGTTGTTGTGAATCCTGTCAACCGGGGCTCTGGGAGCAACATCAAGGTGTTTCAGGCTTTAGCCGCTGGCAAACCTCTGCTTTCAACTCCATTTGGAGTTCGGGGCTTGCCAGGAATCAGTCATCCCGGTTTAAAGATCTATCGAAGCGGTCGTGATATTTTGGATGCTGTTAGCACTTGGCGTCATGATCAAAGATCGCTTTTTACATCTGGACAAGAACTCCGTGACAGATTGGGTTCAGCCATCCTAATGGATGGCATAGTAAAAGAACGAGCTCTTCCTGTAATTACGTCATTGGTTTGA
- a CDS encoding non-ribosomal peptide synthetase, producing the protein MDFEDWKPVEFEIEGLHPLDSFRPSTDVEQEVWISEALSQSGAAVFNEMLAIETSQVLDRAIIASTLDYLSQKHHCLRTVFSPDGQWACILQSMPLKLANISCDNRSDVLAHLEQDASQAFDVVNGPLVSWTLATCGVTSIICLKAHHIICDGLSMSRIMADFVSIYECLLSGQDLNLQVLSTTSSEEDSKNFWLTKVQGVRETLRLPYSKSPQYKVSESAKQVDYLIPQDQSNIILDQARKLKCSPTALFVATTQWVLGLIAKQDVFALGVPAVRSGTGGDPEPTGHHTSMVPIPVLLSKNTSFLSLVQEAQSHLLDAAEQGGTTLGAILREHNIEREEGRLPLVNFVINVDPRIPVTIQGEPCNFITIPKAFQAFECFLNIVIEDAGITLECNFQQDLFDSTTIEGLIKEVSKSALDLSQNAEQTWPEQQLNEGRDTLGYWKKRLTPLPEPIDIVPDWPRHRSAEQSYESLDKDIGSQLKSLLGRWHCRSHLPEKFAWISAYARLLSAYSRQDEFLLGVENDDRTWVPLRIKTYRNQTFEELSTSIFKEYESNYEYKISSTTELTDHLATNQVADQNSLWSAAFRTSADSDGILQCDLELTLVKDRILLRYRSDMYGRSTATALLEALETLMIESLKDEHHTLTFSLGKIEKNLLKESPDSLLLDKFKSMVQSQPDHTAMVWQDSILTYRELDLKITGRAYELSRLGISCGSLIGIHLERSDEMVITLFAVLSLGAGYVPLDPLYPRDRLEYMTHQGKLAWVISDNTELWDIPFEGQLINISSLSKGKPEASVISLPKPDQTAYVIYTSGSTGKPKGVEIQHRALAQFIEGMQDRVPIGINDRVLGITTISFDISILEIFMTLAQGATLVLGPGSLATDPEALQALLIKHDISILQATPATWTMLLNHGWQGKSNLRAISGGEALRDDLAKLLVSCTQELWNVYGPTEATVWATASKITKGIDVDIGTALDGYQIAILDDNLNPCPRGMAGTLWISGPALAKGYLYRPDLTAERFQVVPSIGSRAYNTGDLCRINNDGKIQYLRRVDTQVKIRGFRIELGEIESLLAQESGVKEAAVIVREDQPGDQRLTAYITLKAENSKSGSQYFIDYLNQHLPRYMIPNSIEILEHFPLTDSGKIDRKSLPRPKPLIPHADQSPSDLSPMEAHIASLWQKLIGFPAPLQKTDSFFTLGGHSLLAIQFMSHVKEHFNYEIKLRDLLTANLGQIAHAIETIAGQKPRRSR; encoded by the coding sequence ATGGATTTTGAAGACTGGAAACCAGTAGAGTTTGAGATTGAAGGCTTACATCCCTTAGATTCGTTTCGCCCCTCAACCGACGTTGAGCAAGAGGTTTGGATATCTGAGGCATTAAGCCAATCGGGTGCTGCCGTCTTCAATGAGATGCTCGCCATTGAAACAAGTCAGGTCCTCGACAGGGCAATCATCGCGTCAACCCTGGACTACCTTAGTCAGAAGCATCACTGCCTACGCACAGTATTTAGCCCCGATGGACAATGGGCTTGCATTCTTCAGTCAATGCCGTTGAAGCTGGCCAATATCTCTTGTGACAACCGTAGTGATGTTTTAGCCCACCTAGAGCAGGATGCTTCACAAGCATTTGATGTAGTGAATGGTCCCCTTGTGTCTTGGACTCTCGCTACGTGTGGCGTTACAAGTATCATTTGCCTGAAAGCCCATCATATCATCTGCGATGGGTTATCCATGAGCCGCATCATGGCAGATTTTGTTTCGATCTATGAGTGTCTTCTATCAGGTCAAGACTTGAATCTTCAAGTTCTTAGCACAACGTCTAGTGAAGAGGACTCCAAGAATTTTTGGCTTACGAAAGTGCAAGGGGTCCGAGAAACCTTGCGTTTGCCCTATAGCAAAAGCCCTCAGTATAAGGTCAGCGAATCTGCCAAACAAGTTGACTACCTAATTCCTCAAGATCAGAGCAATATCATCCTCGATCAAGCCCGTAAGCTGAAATGCAGCCCCACGGCTCTGTTTGTTGCCACAACCCAATGGGTTCTCGGTCTGATCGCCAAGCAAGATGTATTCGCACTAGGAGTCCCCGCGGTGCGAAGTGGAACGGGTGGAGATCCCGAACCTACTGGTCACCACACAAGTATGGTTCCGATTCCTGTACTTTTGTCAAAAAATACTAGCTTCCTGTCTCTCGTTCAGGAAGCCCAATCTCATTTGCTTGATGCCGCCGAACAAGGTGGTACGACTCTTGGCGCCATCCTACGGGAACACAATATTGAGCGTGAAGAGGGTCGCTTACCGCTAGTCAACTTCGTGATAAACGTTGATCCACGCATCCCGGTAACCATTCAGGGAGAGCCTTGTAACTTTATCACGATTCCCAAGGCATTTCAGGCTTTCGAGTGTTTCCTCAATATTGTCATCGAAGACGCCGGCATTACCCTAGAATGCAACTTCCAACAAGATCTTTTCGATTCCACAACGATCGAGGGTCTCATTAAAGAAGTCTCGAAATCAGCCCTTGATTTAAGTCAAAATGCAGAGCAGACTTGGCCCGAACAGCAATTGAATGAAGGGCGAGATACCCTTGGGTATTGGAAAAAAAGGCTTACTCCTCTTCCTGAGCCGATCGACATCGTCCCAGACTGGCCACGGCATCGCTCAGCAGAACAAAGCTATGAGTCACTTGATAAGGATATAGGTTCACAATTAAAGAGTCTACTAGGTCGGTGGCATTGCCGGTCTCATCTACCAGAAAAGTTTGCATGGATCAGTGCCTACGCAAGACTACTTTCAGCCTACAGCCGCCAAGATGAATTTCTCTTGGGAGTCGAGAATGACGATCGAACCTGGGTTCCCTTGAGGATAAAAACTTATCGGAATCAGACTTTTGAAGAATTGAGCACGTCTATCTTCAAGGAGTATGAAAGTAATTACGAATATAAGATATCTTCCACTACCGAACTTACTGACCATTTGGCTACAAACCAAGTTGCCGATCAAAACTCTCTTTGGAGTGCAGCGTTCAGAACTTCTGCTGACAGCGATGGGATTCTACAGTGCGACCTAGAATTGACTTTAGTCAAAGATCGTATTCTACTCAGATATCGCTCTGATATGTATGGTCGATCAACTGCGACGGCTCTTTTAGAAGCACTCGAAACCCTAATGATAGAGTCCCTTAAAGATGAGCACCATACCCTTACGTTTTCTTTAGGGAAGATCGAAAAGAATCTACTGAAGGAGTCACCAGACTCCTTATTGCTCGATAAGTTCAAATCTATGGTGCAATCGCAACCTGATCACACAGCTATGGTTTGGCAGGATTCTATACTTACTTATCGCGAACTAGACCTTAAAATCACAGGGCGAGCCTACGAGTTATCTAGATTAGGAATCAGTTGCGGGTCCCTAATCGGTATTCATCTTGAGCGCTCCGATGAGATGGTCATCACCCTATTTGCTGTTCTCAGTTTAGGAGCAGGCTATGTCCCCCTCGATCCTCTTTACCCTCGGGATCGACTTGAGTACATGACTCATCAAGGGAAGCTTGCGTGGGTGATCAGCGACAACACGGAATTGTGGGACATTCCCTTCGAAGGGCAACTGATCAACATCAGCAGCCTATCAAAAGGCAAGCCCGAAGCTTCCGTCATTAGCTTGCCTAAACCTGATCAAACTGCTTATGTTATCTATACTTCTGGTTCCACCGGAAAACCCAAAGGGGTGGAAATCCAACACCGCGCCCTAGCCCAATTTATTGAAGGAATGCAGGATCGAGTTCCCATCGGTATCAATGACAGAGTACTTGGGATTACAACCATATCCTTTGATATTTCGATACTGGAAATATTTATGACTCTCGCTCAAGGGGCAACGCTGGTCCTTGGCCCAGGCTCTCTAGCCACAGACCCCGAAGCCTTACAAGCTTTGCTAATCAAGCATGATATTAGTATCCTTCAAGCTACTCCAGCAACATGGACCATGCTCCTGAATCATGGTTGGCAGGGTAAAAGCAATCTAAGAGCGATTTCTGGCGGTGAGGCCCTTAGGGACGATTTAGCTAAATTGCTAGTCTCTTGCACCCAAGAACTTTGGAATGTCTATGGGCCCACTGAGGCTACAGTCTGGGCGACAGCATCCAAGATCACCAAGGGTATTGACGTCGATATAGGTACTGCGTTAGATGGTTATCAAATAGCAATACTCGATGACAACTTAAACCCATGCCCCCGGGGTATGGCTGGGACCCTTTGGATTAGTGGCCCCGCGTTGGCAAAAGGTTATCTATATCGTCCTGATTTAACAGCGGAACGTTTTCAGGTAGTGCCATCTATAGGATCTCGGGCATACAATACCGGTGATCTTTGCCGTATCAATAATGACGGCAAAATCCAATATCTTAGAAGGGTCGATACTCAGGTAAAAATCCGAGGCTTCCGTATCGAGCTAGGCGAGATCGAATCTCTTCTGGCTCAAGAGTCGGGAGTCAAAGAAGCTGCCGTCATTGTGCGAGAAGACCAGCCAGGAGATCAACGACTGACAGCGTATATAACACTCAAAGCAGAAAATTCTAAATCAGGCAGTCAGTACTTTATCGATTACTTAAATCAACATCTGCCACGGTACATGATACCTAATTCAATCGAGATTCTGGAGCACTTCCCGTTGACAGATAGTGGCAAGATCGACCGAAAGTCTCTTCCTCGACCAAAACCACTTATACCACATGCTGATCAAAGTCCTTCGGACCTATCACCGATGGAGGCTCATATTGCTAGTCTTTGGCAAAAGTTGATCGGCTTTCCTGCTCCACTTCAAAAGACTGATAGTTTTTTTACTCTAGGTGGACACTCACTGCTTGCGATTCAGTTCATGAGTCACGTCAAAGAGCATTTCAATTACGAGATCAAGCTTCGCGACTTGCTCACGGCAAACCTTGGACAGATAGCTCATGCGATAGAGACGATTGCTGGCCAAAAACCCAGGAGGTCACGCTGA
- a CDS encoding carboxypeptidase-like regulatory domain-containing protein — MWKLIVAVALLGAGCLPSAKESLTSSSSEFALVGSLVGPDGLPVPNTNIYVENQPSTIGKSDLNGRFEISFSDEQKRRLESVLNSQGRSSFRLFFIHETQNLVGSSPEVPFTGSGYYQLAKLSLDEGLELEGQVSGVDRNRGLIKIPEANVRLGRWQAKTDSNGAFKLSGIPKGELALEVFAPGYQRQTQSVLTNNDDFQSSLKQLTLFLEPGSTGVLVEDADAFALAGDDPLKRWLSVRYTSDVQFIRVSEDIRELELTGESNAIIIDQDETGNDDAILVEAAAWLPIAPRLSYQFDGVGSKTLYYQFGDASQENPSEIFQVTIDVDLFGAAQASITINEGELTTTSSSVSIQLGIPESAVSMRLGETREDFEGEDLVYSDLATNFTYQFSSDMKGNGERTLMVQFVDQNGNRSRIYQASIELILFPEDNSFIDYQVQSQDLASATVEIQFILPPNAAEYRLYDIALNGEDAAWLPAARTHLYEMDSLVARYVYIQFRDNNQVESDIYQILIEADEIN; from the coding sequence ATGTGGAAGTTGATTGTTGCTGTCGCACTACTTGGGGCCGGATGTTTGCCCAGTGCCAAGGAGTCCTTGACGAGTTCTAGCTCGGAGTTTGCCTTAGTCGGATCACTTGTTGGTCCAGATGGGCTACCAGTTCCAAATACAAATATATATGTCGAGAATCAACCCTCGACCATCGGCAAGTCCGATCTCAACGGCCGATTTGAAATAAGCTTTAGCGATGAGCAAAAGAGGCGATTAGAATCGGTTCTAAATAGCCAGGGGCGAAGCTCGTTTCGCCTCTTTTTTATCCACGAAACTCAAAATTTGGTTGGTTCCTCTCCAGAAGTTCCCTTCACAGGCTCTGGATACTACCAACTGGCCAAACTTAGCCTGGATGAGGGGCTGGAGCTTGAGGGTCAGGTGTCTGGGGTCGATCGAAACAGAGGCCTTATTAAAATTCCGGAAGCCAATGTCAGGCTAGGTCGATGGCAAGCGAAAACAGATAGCAATGGAGCTTTTAAACTATCTGGTATTCCCAAAGGAGAGCTAGCGTTGGAGGTTTTTGCTCCGGGATATCAAAGACAGACACAGAGTGTACTCACCAATAACGACGATTTTCAATCATCACTCAAGCAGCTCACCCTTTTCCTTGAGCCAGGTTCCACTGGAGTCCTTGTAGAGGACGCTGATGCCTTCGCCTTAGCCGGCGACGATCCTTTAAAACGTTGGCTGTCTGTTCGTTATACTTCAGATGTCCAGTTCATTCGTGTATCAGAGGATATTCGGGAATTGGAGCTAACTGGGGAAAGCAATGCCATTATCATTGATCAAGATGAAACTGGAAATGATGATGCGATCCTGGTGGAAGCGGCAGCTTGGTTACCTATAGCACCCCGTCTTAGCTATCAGTTTGATGGTGTTGGGTCAAAGACTTTGTATTACCAATTTGGGGATGCCTCCCAAGAGAATCCAAGCGAAATTTTTCAAGTTACCATAGACGTCGATCTGTTTGGTGCTGCGCAGGCTTCGATTACGATCAATGAAGGTGAGCTAACGACCACGTCTTCATCTGTTTCAATTCAGCTTGGGATTCCAGAAAGTGCAGTATCCATGAGACTTGGAGAGACCAGAGAAGATTTTGAAGGTGAAGACCTAGTGTATAGCGATCTCGCCACAAATTTTACCTATCAATTTAGTAGCGATATGAAAGGTAACGGCGAACGTACTCTGATGGTCCAGTTCGTCGATCAAAATGGCAATAGAAGCCGTATCTATCAAGCTAGTATCGAACTTATTTTATTCCCTGAAGACAATAGCTTCATAGATTACCAGGTCCAGTCACAGGACCTAGCAAGCGCTACCGTGGAAATACAATTCATTCTACCTCCCAATGCAGCAGAGTATCGTCTCTATGACATCGCCCTAAATGGTGAAGATGCCGCATGGCTTCCAGCGGCACGAACCCATCTTTACGAAATGGATAGTCTCGTGGCTCGATACGTCTATATTCAGTTTCGAGACAATAATCAGGTAGAAAGTGATATCTATCAAATTCTCATCGAAGCTGATGAGATAAACTAA
- a CDS encoding polysaccharide biosynthesis/export family protein encodes MIYGTKLGFLIWIILISSCSHYIDAEPLKNIQSGRTFDRQGTYRISPGDQVNVLVYGEDKLSGVFTISSTGFLSVPLIPPLQVSGLTTQQLNRKLGNALRSLIKSPRVSTSLTGAKNFQVYFTGEVNTVGAVNLTNETTLLQAISLAGGLNEFASGRIVLVRKIASKQVKRYATSYEDILSGSLQLDHLSLEAGDVIIAE; translated from the coding sequence ATGATTTATGGGACTAAACTAGGCTTCCTGATTTGGATTATACTAATCTCAAGCTGTAGCCATTACATCGACGCTGAACCCTTAAAGAACATCCAGTCGGGAAGGACCTTTGACCGGCAAGGTACCTATCGGATCAGTCCCGGCGATCAAGTTAACGTTCTAGTTTATGGCGAGGATAAGCTATCAGGAGTTTTCACCATTTCTTCAACCGGCTTCCTGTCTGTACCTCTCATACCGCCCCTGCAAGTTTCAGGACTCACTACCCAGCAGCTAAACAGAAAGCTTGGCAATGCTCTGAGAAGTTTAATCAAAAGTCCACGAGTTTCCACATCATTGACAGGGGCTAAGAACTTTCAGGTCTACTTTACAGGGGAGGTCAATACTGTGGGCGCTGTCAACCTCACCAACGAAACAACTCTTCTGCAAGCCATCTCCTTGGCAGGTGGCCTAAATGAATTTGCCTCCGGTCGGATTGTTCTTGTTCGTAAAATCGCAAGCAAGCAAGTGAAGCGCTATGCTACCAGCTACGAGGACATTCTGAGTGGCTCGCTTCAATTGGACCACCTGAGTCTCGAAGCCGGTGACGTAATCATTGCCGAATGA
- a CDS encoding oligosaccharide flippase family protein, translating to MANLYNKTAKNLVKLGVSLGLTMCLGALVRALLPRILGVEGVGVLYFAESIAGIIFTLTPLGVHAYINRTIPQDPGKIVTIFPSLSFMTFLTGGLLWLGLFSYGTWQGLEDKFLIVVVFGLFEWLRQHTQEVVKPMFLAADYVNFVSRLDVFAKVVQALLVCVGVWLFPDVLWAAGFFLFSQIITLTILLVRALQLGWLRLSFDWQVCKAAAIFGLPFLLNQALVSLYGQIDIAVLEILSDETEIGWYGSAQRLKGLFLMGVPLLYSAVIPMLSKSRAAGENAYFEFFYLVYRVLMLVSWLMAMAMILLGQEFVELLYGAEFEPATIHVQLLAPVLLFTYINVFLSANLGLISDGRKLTLITFVSLMANTGLNFLLIPYFLGEFGEGGAGIGATLTTIIAELMVFLAMLRITPIQIMSRNVSIITAFSLMTIVLVSTGIWFLEPQWYVRLLLFAFLAGTVTIGIGLQYGRNIKQMWS from the coding sequence ATGGCAAATCTCTATAATAAAACAGCAAAAAATCTTGTGAAGCTAGGTGTTTCTTTGGGTTTAACCATGTGTTTGGGGGCACTTGTGAGAGCGCTTCTTCCCCGTATCCTTGGTGTGGAAGGAGTTGGGGTGCTCTATTTTGCTGAAAGTATTGCTGGTATTATATTTACGCTCACTCCACTCGGAGTTCATGCCTATATTAACCGAACCATCCCACAAGACCCTGGAAAAATTGTAACTATTTTTCCGAGCTTGAGTTTTATGACATTTCTTACAGGTGGACTCCTCTGGCTAGGCTTATTCAGCTATGGAACATGGCAAGGTTTAGAAGATAAATTTTTGATTGTGGTAGTCTTTGGCCTGTTTGAATGGCTTCGTCAACACACACAAGAAGTCGTGAAACCGATGTTTTTGGCTGCAGATTACGTGAACTTTGTGAGCCGATTAGATGTTTTTGCCAAAGTTGTACAGGCTCTTCTTGTGTGTGTTGGTGTTTGGCTCTTCCCTGATGTTTTGTGGGCAGCAGGCTTCTTCCTCTTTTCTCAAATCATAACTCTTACAATACTACTGGTTCGGGCTCTCCAATTAGGTTGGTTGCGATTGTCGTTTGATTGGCAAGTTTGCAAGGCAGCAGCTATTTTTGGGCTGCCCTTTTTGCTGAACCAGGCTCTGGTCTCTTTATACGGTCAGATTGATATTGCGGTCTTGGAGATTTTATCAGATGAAACAGAGATAGGCTGGTATGGGTCTGCGCAAAGATTGAAAGGCCTGTTTCTTATGGGTGTTCCTTTGCTCTATTCAGCCGTGATTCCGATGCTTTCAAAAAGTCGGGCGGCAGGTGAGAATGCCTATTTTGAATTTTTTTACCTAGTATATCGGGTACTCATGTTGGTCTCTTGGCTGATGGCGATGGCAATGATTCTATTGGGACAGGAGTTTGTCGAACTGCTGTATGGCGCAGAATTTGAGCCTGCAACCATCCACGTGCAGTTGCTAGCTCCAGTTCTACTATTTACATATATCAATGTATTTCTTTCAGCGAATCTAGGGCTGATTAGTGATGGAAGGAAATTAACCCTCATAACTTTCGTCAGCCTCATGGCGAACACAGGGTTAAACTTCCTATTGATACCCTACTTTCTTGGTGAGTTTGGTGAGGGTGGAGCTGGTATTGGGGCAACGCTCACTACAATCATTGCGGAACTTATGGTGTTTTTGGCGATGTTACGTATTACACCAATACAAATAATGAGCAGGAATGTCAGTATTATAACGGCGTTCAGTCTCATGACCATCGTTCTTGTCTCGACCGGAATTTGGTTCTTGGAACCCCAATGGTATGTTCGTCTTTTGCTGTTTGCCTTCCTAGCTGGAACCGTGACTATAGGAATTGGATTGCAGTATGGGAGAAATATCAAGCAGATGTGGAGCTAA